Proteins co-encoded in one Chitinophagales bacterium genomic window:
- a CDS encoding T9SS type A sorting domain-containing protein: MKYSVQQVQFSWNTPATQLSVYNTTGQLITQIPLDLGQKILQLEVVDWRSGVYLVVLEDETGAIWGREKMVVE, from the coding sequence ATCAAGTATAGCGTTCAACAAGTACAATTTTCTTGGAACACACCCGCCACACAGCTTTCGGTTTACAATACCACAGGGCAATTAATCACACAAATTCCTTTGGATTTGGGACAGAAAATCCTGCAATTGGAAGTTGTGGATTGGCGGAGTGGCGTGTATTTGGTGGTCTTGGAGGATGAAACAGGAGCGATTTGGGGGAGGGAGAAGATGGTCGTGGAATAA
- a CDS encoding Txe/YoeB family addiction module toxin — translation MEEVIFENTGFEDLFYWAKNDRKILSKIIVLIADIRKHPYKGLGNPEALKYDFAGYWSRRITQEHRLVYKMDENANVVVFQCRFHYSK, via the coding sequence ATGGAAGAAGTAATATTTGAAAATACAGGATTTGAAGACTTATTCTATTGGGCTAAGAATGACCGTAAAATATTGTCAAAAATCATTGTATTGATTGCCGATATACGAAAACATCCCTATAAAGGTTTGGGTAACCCAGAAGCCTTAAAATACGATTTTGCTGGGTATTGGTCAAGAAGAATTACACAAGAACACAGATTGGTTTATAAAATGGATGAAAACGCAAATGTTGTCGTTTTTCAATGTCGATTTCATTACTCCAAATAA